One Microlunatus soli genomic window carries:
- a CDS encoding 3-hydroxyacyl-CoA dehydrogenase family protein — MAITQTDTPLKIAIVGSGYMGGGIAQVLALAGHQVVLADVSAEVAEKSRQRLLSESDAFVADELFEAGSTKIIDEHLTAAESIEAAVADADFIEEAVPEKLELKREILARVSAAARPEAIIASNTSTISIGAMADAVDRPERFIGVHFSNPSPFIPGVEVIPHDGTAEDTIGKAEQVVQSTGKETARIKDVTGFVLNRLQYTLFEEATRLVDEGVATVEDIDTIVRTTFGFRLPFFGPFAIADMAGLDVYAFCYDSLHAGFPDRFETPKLLADLVEAGKLGTKSGAGFLNVPSDATPELVAYRNKAYVKMQKLLDELGPAPLSY, encoded by the coding sequence ATGGCCATCACCCAGACAGATACGCCCCTGAAGATCGCGATCGTCGGATCCGGCTACATGGGTGGCGGCATCGCGCAGGTGCTCGCGCTGGCCGGGCACCAGGTCGTGCTGGCCGACGTCTCGGCGGAGGTGGCGGAGAAGAGTCGGCAGCGGCTGCTCTCCGAATCCGATGCGTTCGTCGCCGACGAGCTGTTCGAGGCCGGCTCGACCAAGATCATCGACGAGCATCTGACCGCTGCCGAATCGATCGAGGCCGCCGTCGCCGACGCCGACTTCATCGAGGAGGCCGTACCGGAGAAGCTGGAGCTGAAGCGGGAGATCCTGGCCCGGGTCAGCGCCGCCGCCCGCCCGGAGGCCATCATCGCCAGCAACACCTCGACGATCTCGATCGGTGCGATGGCCGATGCCGTCGATCGACCGGAGCGGTTCATCGGGGTGCATTTTTCCAACCCGTCGCCGTTCATCCCCGGAGTCGAGGTGATCCCGCACGACGGCACCGCCGAGGACACCATCGGCAAGGCCGAGCAGGTCGTGCAGTCCACCGGCAAGGAGACCGCGCGGATCAAGGACGTCACCGGCTTCGTGCTGAACCGGCTGCAGTACACGCTGTTCGAGGAGGCCACCCGGCTGGTCGACGAGGGCGTGGCGACGGTCGAGGACATCGACACCATCGTCCGGACCACGTTCGGCTTCCGGTTGCCGTTCTTCGGTCCGTTCGCGATCGCCGACATGGCCGGTCTGGACGTGTACGCGTTCTGCTATGACTCGCTGCACGCCGGATTCCCGGACCGGTTCGAGACCCCGAAGCTGCTGGCCGACCTGGTCGAGGCCGGCAAGCTCGGCACCAAGTCCGGCGCCGGCTTCCTCAACGTGCCGTCCGACGCAACCCCCGAACTCGTCGCGTACCGGAACAAGGCGTACGTGAAGATGCAGAAGCTGCTGGACGAGCTCGGGCCCGCTCCCCTGTCTTACTGA
- a CDS encoding SPFH domain-containing protein — translation MAELIVGIVAALVAVLIVLRTVRIVPQARAGNVERFGRYIRTLEPGLNLVIPFIDRVRPLIDVREQVVSFEPRSVITEDNLSVHIDTVLYFQVTNPRDAAYEIADYIQAIEQLTVTTLRNVIGSLDLEKVLVSREHINSTLRGVLDEASGKWGIRVNRVELKSIDPPPSIKESMEKQMRADREKRAAILNAEGVRQSRILTAEGDRQAAILTAEGNRQSAILNAEGQAKAIDTVFEAIHRNDPDPKLLAYQYLQVLPELAKGDGNTFWVIPSEVTSALTQVSKAFAEKGTEESPQSKDSGQSKNPELTKGPDLMKGPDMTKGPEPVEGPVPEIEYQPFDKLRAQNQ, via the coding sequence ATGGCAGAGTTGATCGTCGGCATCGTGGCCGCACTGGTCGCCGTGCTGATCGTGCTGAGAACGGTCCGGATCGTCCCGCAGGCACGGGCCGGCAACGTGGAGCGATTCGGCCGCTACATCCGCACCCTCGAACCGGGCCTGAATCTGGTCATCCCGTTCATTGACCGGGTCCGCCCGCTGATCGATGTCCGCGAGCAGGTGGTGTCCTTCGAGCCGCGGTCGGTGATCACCGAGGACAACCTGAGCGTGCACATCGACACCGTGCTCTACTTCCAGGTCACCAATCCGCGCGACGCCGCCTACGAGATCGCCGACTACATCCAGGCGATCGAACAGTTGACCGTCACCACGCTGCGGAACGTGATCGGCAGTCTTGATCTTGAAAAGGTGCTGGTCTCCCGGGAACACATCAACTCCACGCTGCGCGGCGTCCTGGACGAGGCCTCGGGCAAGTGGGGGATCCGGGTCAATCGGGTCGAGCTGAAGTCGATCGATCCGCCGCCGTCGATCAAGGAGTCGATGGAGAAGCAGATGCGGGCCGACCGGGAGAAGCGGGCCGCGATCCTGAACGCCGAAGGTGTCCGACAGTCCCGGATCCTCACCGCAGAAGGGGATCGGCAGGCAGCGATCCTCACTGCAGAGGGCAACCGGCAGTCCGCGATCTTGAACGCCGAGGGCCAGGCCAAGGCGATCGATACCGTCTTCGAGGCCATTCACCGCAACGACCCGGATCCCAAGCTGCTGGCCTATCAGTATCTGCAGGTGCTGCCCGAGCTGGCCAAGGGCGACGGCAACACGTTCTGGGTGATTCCGAGTGAGGTCACCAGTGCGCTCACCCAGGTGTCGAAGGCGTTCGCCGAGAAGGGAACCGAGGAATCCCCGCAGAGCAAGGATTCCGGGCAATCGAAGAACCCCGAGCTGACAAAAGGCCCGGACCTGATGAAGGGCCCTGACATGACAAAGGGCCCTGAGCCCGTCGAAGGGCCGGTACCCGAGATCGAGTACCAGCCCTTCGACAAGCTCAGGGCCCAGAATCAGTAG
- a CDS encoding NfeD family protein translates to MQAWLIWLAVAAGLGFVELAAMTLDFALLAVAALSAAGVAALGLGIGFQFLTFFVVAVLLALLVRPVARRHLRNTPMIRSGTARLVGRTAVTLTVVGRDSGRVKLEGEEWTARPYEDGLVIPEGTTVDVFAIEGATALVHPRDAMISWETPWQS, encoded by the coding sequence ATGCAGGCCTGGCTGATCTGGTTGGCCGTCGCCGCCGGACTCGGATTCGTCGAGTTGGCCGCGATGACGCTGGACTTCGCCCTGTTGGCGGTCGCCGCACTGAGCGCCGCCGGGGTCGCCGCCCTCGGATTGGGAATCGGATTCCAGTTCCTCACCTTCTTCGTGGTGGCGGTGTTGTTGGCGCTGCTGGTCCGCCCGGTGGCCCGTCGGCACCTGCGCAACACACCGATGATCCGGTCCGGCACGGCTCGGCTGGTCGGCCGGACGGCGGTCACGCTGACCGTGGTCGGCCGGGACAGCGGCCGGGTGAAGCTGGAGGGCGAGGAGTGGACCGCCCGCCCGTACGAGGACGGTCTGGTGATCCCCGAGGGCACCACCGTCGACGTGTTCGCCATCGAGGGCGCGACCGCCCTCGTGCACCCTCGGGACGCGATGATTTCTTGGGAGACACCATGGCAGAGTTGA
- a CDS encoding ferrochelatase, with protein MSQESMVTTTPELDPYDALVLVSFGGPEKPEDVVPFLRNVTRGRGIPDERLEEVGEHYYSFGGKSPINDQCRALLAALRSELDRRGIDTPIGWGNRNWEPYLTDTLTSLDRAGHRRVLAITTSAYPSYSSCRQYRENLYDAAQDTALQVDRIRQYATHPGFVTASVDATNAALDQLRAAGADVDGTRLIFVTHSIPTAMEDASRQATRGYVGWHRAVADEVARQVSAERGTDYRWDLAYCSRSGPPTQPWLEPDVNDHLAACRDDGVASVVLVPIGFISDHMEVIYDLDTEAAATAEKLGLGFVRAATAGTHPAFVGALVDLALERAAAARGETPQRPVIPGAEVGADVCAADCCLNLRQPDRPALCQR; from the coding sequence GTGAGTCAAGAATCGATGGTGACGACGACGCCTGAGCTCGACCCGTACGACGCGCTCGTGCTGGTCTCCTTCGGTGGACCGGAGAAGCCCGAGGACGTGGTGCCGTTCCTGCGCAACGTGACGCGGGGCAGGGGCATCCCCGACGAACGGCTGGAAGAGGTCGGCGAACACTATTACTCCTTCGGCGGCAAGAGCCCGATCAATGACCAGTGCCGTGCCCTGTTGGCGGCACTGCGCAGCGAGTTGGACCGGCGGGGGATCGACACCCCGATCGGCTGGGGCAACCGCAACTGGGAGCCGTACTTGACCGACACCCTGACCAGCCTGGACCGCGCCGGACATCGGCGGGTGCTGGCGATCACCACCAGTGCCTACCCGTCCTACTCCTCGTGCCGTCAATATCGGGAGAACCTGTACGACGCCGCCCAGGACACCGCATTGCAGGTCGACCGGATCCGGCAGTACGCCACCCATCCCGGCTTCGTCACTGCCTCTGTCGATGCGACCAACGCCGCTCTTGATCAGCTGCGGGCCGCTGGTGCGGACGTCGACGGCACCCGGCTGATCTTCGTCACCCACTCGATCCCGACGGCCATGGAGGATGCGTCCCGACAGGCGACCCGAGGCTATGTCGGCTGGCACCGCGCAGTGGCCGACGAGGTGGCTCGGCAGGTCAGTGCCGAACGAGGCACCGACTACCGCTGGGATCTTGCCTACTGCTCACGATCCGGCCCGCCGACCCAGCCCTGGCTCGAGCCGGACGTCAATGATCATCTTGCGGCCTGCCGTGACGACGGCGTGGCATCGGTGGTGCTGGTCCCGATCGGCTTCATCTCCGACCACATGGAGGTGATCTACGACCTGGACACCGAGGCCGCGGCGACCGCGGAGAAGCTGGGGCTCGGCTTCGTCCGCGCCGCGACGGCCGGAACCCATCCGGCCTTCGTCGGCGCCCTGGTCGACCTGGCGCTGGAACGGGCGGCCGCTGCCCGCGGTGAGACACCGCAGCGCCCGGTCATCCCCGGCGCGGAAGTGGGTGCCGACGTCTGCGCCGCGGACTGCTGTCTCAACCTGCGTCAGCCGGATCGTCCGGCCCTCTGCCAACGCTGA
- a CDS encoding alpha-mannosidase yields the protein MHDRQSEIENRVRRNLKERISPAVHTPLSDLTVEAWHVEGGTGEPVDPAVALGLNGNTRPDYETFGVGRPWGPPWGTSWLHFTGTVPADVNPEDLEIVINLGWNYGGAGFQAEGLVYRPDGSVIKGINPFNEWLKLEGREIDFYVEAAANPMVGDWRPTELGDKLTAPTDPIYKLIRADLNVFHEQVWELVADIDVLDQLAKALPVGEPRKWEILLALDHALDLIELADIPGTAEAARESLKPVYAKPANASAHQLTATGHAHIDSAWLWPVRETVRKVARTTANQVNLLENYPDHVYAMSSAQQYEWIKEHRPEVYDKVKAAVAEGRFVPVGGMWVESDTNMVGSEAMARQLIIGQGFFNDEFGILCDEVWLPDSFGYSGALPQIVKLAGVKNFLTQKISWNRVNKFPHHTFNWEGIDGTRVFTHFPPVDTYNADLSGRELDHAVTNFRDKGASSHSLAPFGWGDGGGGPTREMLQRARRTKDLEGSAQVIVRSPKDFFADARAEYPNPAVWKGELYLEIHRGTYTSQAKTKQGNRRSEHLLREAEQWSAMAALHAGFSYPYEDLTRIWKLVLLQQFHDILPGSAIAWVHREARENYLKIFDELNAIIDQAQQALVTKFGSGDGETVFNGAPVGRGGLAALSAAPAADVAAAEKVTLTDAGGGYTIENSKITVVIDDHGLITSAIDKATGRETLPAGQTANLLQLHADFPNAWDAWDIDEFYKHTVTNLTEAEGLAAEQLADGSVQVTLRRTFGSSSVDQTLLVRPGESGVEITNAIDWHEQEKLLKLAFPIDVHADSAAYETQFGHLVRPTHENTSWDTARFEVCAHRWVQVGETGFGAALANDSTYGHDVSRHASPEGGSYSVVRLSLLRGPRYPDPRTDQDQHVIKARFEIGAGIAEAVDAGYRINLPERRQSGAAQVPAIVTVDGPAIVEAIKLAEDRSGDVIVRLYEPYGGRGSATVTPGFDFGSVSEVDLLERPLTELEEPKPALVEADSKAATIAVRPFKIISLRFSR from the coding sequence ATGCACGACCGTCAGTCGGAGATCGAGAATCGCGTCCGTCGCAACCTCAAGGAACGGATCTCGCCGGCCGTCCACACCCCGCTGAGCGACCTGACGGTCGAGGCCTGGCACGTCGAGGGCGGGACCGGTGAACCGGTCGATCCGGCCGTCGCGCTCGGTCTCAACGGCAACACCCGGCCCGACTACGAGACCTTCGGGGTCGGCCGGCCCTGGGGACCGCCGTGGGGCACCAGCTGGCTGCACTTCACCGGTACCGTTCCCGCCGACGTCAATCCCGAGGATCTCGAGATCGTCATCAACCTGGGCTGGAACTACGGTGGCGCCGGCTTCCAGGCCGAGGGTCTGGTCTACCGGCCGGACGGCTCGGTGATCAAGGGCATCAACCCGTTCAACGAATGGCTCAAGCTCGAGGGTCGGGAGATCGACTTCTACGTCGAGGCCGCGGCCAACCCGATGGTCGGCGACTGGCGTCCGACCGAACTCGGCGACAAGCTGACCGCACCGACCGACCCGATCTACAAGCTGATCCGGGCCGACCTGAACGTCTTCCACGAGCAGGTCTGGGAGCTCGTCGCCGACATCGATGTCCTTGATCAACTGGCCAAGGCGCTGCCGGTCGGCGAACCCCGCAAGTGGGAGATCCTGCTCGCTCTCGATCACGCGCTGGACCTGATCGAGCTGGCCGACATTCCCGGCACCGCCGAGGCCGCCCGGGAGTCGCTGAAGCCGGTCTACGCCAAGCCGGCCAACGCCAGCGCCCATCAGCTGACCGCGACCGGGCACGCACACATCGACTCGGCCTGGCTGTGGCCGGTCCGGGAGACCGTACGGAAGGTGGCCCGGACCACCGCCAACCAGGTCAACCTGCTGGAGAACTACCCCGACCACGTGTACGCGATGAGCTCGGCTCAGCAGTACGAGTGGATCAAGGAGCATCGCCCCGAGGTCTATGACAAGGTCAAGGCCGCGGTCGCCGAGGGTCGGTTCGTCCCGGTCGGCGGCATGTGGGTGGAGTCCGACACCAACATGGTCGGCTCGGAGGCGATGGCCCGGCAGTTGATCATCGGTCAGGGCTTCTTCAACGACGAGTTCGGCATCCTGTGTGACGAGGTCTGGCTACCCGACTCGTTCGGCTACTCCGGTGCGCTGCCGCAGATCGTCAAGCTGGCCGGGGTGAAGAACTTCCTGACCCAGAAGATCTCCTGGAACCGGGTCAACAAATTCCCGCACCACACCTTCAACTGGGAAGGCATCGACGGCACCCGGGTGTTCACCCACTTCCCGCCGGTCGACACCTACAACGCCGATCTGTCCGGCCGGGAACTCGATCACGCGGTGACCAACTTCCGCGACAAGGGCGCATCCTCGCATTCGCTGGCTCCGTTCGGCTGGGGCGACGGCGGCGGCGGCCCCACCCGCGAGATGCTGCAGCGGGCCCGCCGGACCAAGGATCTGGAGGGTTCGGCCCAGGTGATCGTCCGGTCGCCGAAGGACTTCTTCGCCGACGCCCGCGCCGAATACCCCAACCCGGCGGTCTGGAAGGGCGAGCTGTACCTGGAGATCCACCGCGGCACCTACACCTCGCAGGCCAAGACCAAGCAGGGCAACCGGCGCAGCGAACACCTGCTCCGCGAGGCCGAGCAGTGGTCGGCGATGGCCGCACTGCACGCCGGATTCTCCTACCCGTACGAGGATCTGACCCGGATCTGGAAGCTGGTGCTGCTGCAGCAGTTCCACGACATCCTGCCCGGTTCGGCGATCGCCTGGGTGCACCGCGAGGCCCGCGAGAACTACCTGAAGATCTTCGACGAGCTGAACGCGATCATCGACCAGGCCCAGCAGGCACTGGTGACGAAGTTCGGATCCGGAGACGGCGAGACCGTCTTCAACGGCGCGCCGGTCGGACGCGGCGGTCTGGCTGCGCTGTCGGCGGCTCCGGCGGCCGACGTCGCGGCTGCGGAGAAGGTGACGCTGACCGATGCCGGCGGCGGCTACACGATCGAGAACAGCAAGATCACCGTGGTGATCGATGATCATGGTCTGATCACCTCGGCGATCGACAAGGCCACCGGTCGGGAGACCCTGCCGGCCGGGCAGACGGCCAACCTGCTGCAACTGCACGCCGACTTCCCGAACGCCTGGGACGCCTGGGACATCGACGAGTTCTACAAGCACACCGTCACCAACCTGACCGAGGCCGAAGGCCTGGCCGCCGAACAGCTGGCCGACGGTTCGGTGCAGGTCACGTTGCGGCGTACGTTCGGTAGCTCGTCGGTGGATCAGACGCTGCTGGTGCGGCCCGGTGAGTCCGGTGTCGAGATCACCAACGCCATCGACTGGCACGAGCAGGAGAAGCTGCTCAAGCTGGCGTTCCCGATCGACGTCCATGCCGACAGTGCGGCGTACGAGACCCAGTTCGGGCATCTGGTCCGGCCGACCCACGAGAACACCTCCTGGGACACCGCGCGGTTCGAGGTCTGTGCCCATCGCTGGGTGCAGGTCGGCGAGACCGGCTTCGGCGCCGCGCTGGCCAACGACTCGACCTACGGTCACGACGTCTCCCGGCACGCGTCGCCGGAGGGCGGCAGCTATTCGGTGGTCCGGTTGTCGTTGCTCCGCGGACCGCGCTACCCCGACCCGCGGACCGATCAGGATCAGCACGTGATCAAGGCCCGGTTCGAGATCGGTGCCGGGATCGCCGAGGCGGTCGACGCCGGCTACCGGATCAACCTGCCCGAGCGGCGCCAGTCCGGTGCGGCGCAGGTGCCCGCGATCGTCACGGTCGACGGCCCGGCGATCGTCGAGGCGATCAAGCTGGCCGAGGACCGATCCGGCGACGTGATCGTCCGGTTGTACGAGCCGTACGGCGGTCGTGGCAGCGCGACGGTCACCCCCGGGTTCGACTTCGGCTCGGTCTCCGAGGTCGACCTGCTGGAGCGCCCGTTGACCGAGTTGGAGGAGCCCAAGCCGGCCTTGGTCGAGGCGGACTCGAAGGCGGCGACCATCGCCGTCCGTCCGTTCAAGATCATCTCGCTACGGTTCTCCCGCTGA
- a CDS encoding alcohol dehydrogenase catalytic domain-containing protein — protein sequence MRALVYTAVATAPVVTDVQDPGCPADGVLIEVRATGVCRSDFHAWKGDDPVRLPHVGGHELAGVIIEVGSQVDSWRPGDRVTVPFVCGCGRCVDCRAGSPQVCARQTQPGFTHWGSFAERVAIQAADFNLVRLPDDLDFVTAAALGCRFATAYRAVTGHASTRPGDRLAVYGAGGAGLSAVMIGSALGLEVVAVDPSAAARDRAADCGATLTIDPRADDPVAKINNDLGGVQLSLDCAGTAITAVQSVRSLRRGGHHVQVGLLFGESATPPVPMDRVIAWELSVHGSHGIAATDYPGLLELVISGRVDPARLIGEVTDLAGAGRALTAMAEPSTGAGITVAVP from the coding sequence ATGAGGGCACTGGTGTACACAGCGGTTGCCACTGCACCGGTGGTGACCGACGTGCAGGACCCCGGCTGTCCGGCGGACGGGGTGCTGATCGAGGTCCGGGCGACCGGTGTCTGCCGGTCGGATTTCCACGCCTGGAAGGGAGATGACCCGGTCCGACTCCCGCACGTCGGTGGTCATGAGCTGGCCGGCGTGATCATCGAGGTCGGCAGCCAGGTCGACAGCTGGCGACCCGGTGACCGGGTCACCGTACCGTTCGTCTGCGGCTGCGGCCGGTGCGTGGACTGCCGGGCCGGTTCGCCGCAGGTCTGTGCCCGACAGACCCAGCCCGGCTTCACTCATTGGGGTTCCTTCGCCGAACGGGTGGCGATCCAGGCCGCCGATTTCAATCTGGTCCGGCTACCCGATGATCTTGATTTCGTCACCGCCGCAGCCCTCGGCTGCCGGTTTGCAACCGCCTATCGAGCGGTGACGGGGCATGCGTCGACCCGACCTGGGGACCGGCTCGCCGTGTACGGCGCGGGTGGTGCTGGTCTCTCCGCAGTCATGATCGGCTCGGCGCTGGGACTGGAGGTGGTGGCGGTCGATCCATCGGCGGCCGCCCGGGACCGCGCCGCCGACTGCGGTGCCACGCTGACCATCGATCCGCGGGCCGACGATCCGGTCGCCAAGATCAACAACGACCTCGGCGGTGTGCAGCTCAGCCTGGATTGTGCGGGCACCGCGATCACGGCGGTCCAGTCCGTACGCAGCCTGCGCCGAGGTGGCCACCACGTCCAGGTCGGCCTGCTGTTCGGTGAATCCGCGACACCGCCGGTGCCGATGGATCGGGTGATCGCCTGGGAACTGTCGGTGCACGGGTCACACGGCATCGCCGCAACCGACTATCCCGGGCTGCTCGAGCTCGTCATCTCCGGCCGGGTCGACCCCGCCCGACTGATCGGTGAGGTCACCGATCTCGCCGGTGCCGGCCGGGCCCTCACCGCAATGGCCGAGCCGAGCACCGGCGCCGGCATCACCGTGGCCGTCCCCTGA
- a CDS encoding glycoside hydrolase family 95 protein: MPTAPSPRLRYRTPARYWTDALPIGNGRLGAMIFGQPDHDRWQLNDDTCWSGSPQTTVGEPATDQSPAAAVARARRLLLDGQPVQAEDEIKKVQFGHSQAYQPLADLEIINEDGHHRLTTRELDLGTAVAGWQAEGAEAEVFASAPANAILGSYRWDTAHTVRLRLTAAHREYGHSRLTVTEDRVVVSTRMPSDVYPARDHRTKTVVYDDRPGVSAVVVAAVRTDGTVSTDADSLIITGATRLRIALTTETDFVDPRTTPHGDIDRLTEAAGSRAADLLQVDHDQLRAAHLEEYRSWSDRFDLVLGGTAEDATVDTLLERARSGDVAPGLVALMVHYGRYLMISASRPGSRAINLQGIWNPWIQPPWHSNYTVNINTEMNYWPATVANLAECAEPLFDLVETAAATGAATATSVYDRPGWTAHHNTDVWGFTLPVGNGTAKPSWASWPMAGFWLLRHFREQYAFTGDDAFLIDRTWPLLDGAVSFGLATLCQLPDGTLGVAPSTSPENQYLARDRDGTEQPIAVTVSSTMDIALLRDTFAFWQQAAAVVAEHGRPVDADRAADVATALERLPLPRPTERGSYPEWLADLPEAEPEHRHQSHLYDLFPGDAVTGYDPTQADLLAAMAETLRLRGDYSTGWSLAWRLCLHARLRDADAATRSLGHFLSPVSDEIAAAGPAVAQAGGVYRNLFCAHPPFQIDGNFGATAGVIEMLIQSHGRIDGLPVVEMLPCLPVGWPEGRLTGVRARGGLTVDLAWSAGRLSTLRITADRDHRFLLRVPGRADRRLDLAAGQLWGDPDLPPAGR; this comes from the coding sequence ATGCCAACGGCACCGTCGCCGCGACTGCGCTACCGGACACCCGCTCGCTACTGGACCGACGCGCTGCCGATCGGGAACGGCCGGCTCGGCGCGATGATCTTCGGCCAGCCGGACCATGATCGCTGGCAGCTGAATGACGACACCTGCTGGTCGGGATCCCCGCAGACGACCGTGGGTGAACCGGCGACCGACCAGTCGCCGGCAGCGGCCGTGGCCCGGGCCCGCCGGCTTCTCCTCGACGGACAGCCGGTGCAGGCGGAGGACGAGATCAAGAAGGTCCAGTTCGGGCACTCCCAGGCCTACCAACCGCTGGCCGATCTGGAGATCATCAACGAGGACGGCCACCATCGGCTGACCACCCGCGAGCTGGACCTCGGGACCGCGGTCGCCGGCTGGCAGGCCGAGGGCGCCGAGGCCGAGGTCTTCGCCAGTGCACCGGCGAACGCGATCCTCGGCAGCTACCGCTGGGACACCGCCCACACCGTCCGGCTGCGATTGACGGCCGCCCACCGGGAGTACGGCCACAGCCGGCTGACCGTGACCGAGGACCGGGTGGTCGTCAGCACCCGGATGCCCAGCGACGTCTACCCCGCGCGCGATCACCGCACCAAGACCGTGGTGTACGACGACCGGCCCGGCGTCAGCGCCGTCGTGGTGGCAGCGGTCCGCACCGACGGCACTGTCAGCACCGACGCCGATTCCCTGATCATCACCGGTGCCACCCGGCTGCGGATCGCGCTGACCACCGAGACCGACTTCGTCGACCCGCGGACGACGCCGCACGGCGACATCGATCGGCTGACCGAAGCTGCCGGCAGTCGGGCTGCTGATCTGCTGCAGGTCGATCATGATCAGCTCCGCGCCGCCCATCTCGAGGAATACCGATCCTGGTCCGACCGATTCGACCTGGTGCTGGGTGGAACGGCGGAGGACGCGACCGTCGACACGCTGTTGGAACGGGCCCGGTCCGGTGACGTCGCGCCCGGCCTGGTGGCGCTGATGGTCCACTACGGCCGCTACCTGATGATCAGTGCGAGTCGACCCGGCAGTCGGGCGATCAACCTGCAGGGCATCTGGAACCCGTGGATCCAGCCGCCGTGGCACAGCAACTACACCGTCAACATCAACACCGAGATGAACTACTGGCCGGCCACCGTTGCCAATCTGGCCGAATGCGCCGAGCCGCTGTTCGATCTCGTCGAGACGGCGGCGGCAACCGGTGCAGCGACAGCGACCTCGGTCTACGACAGACCCGGCTGGACGGCCCACCACAACACCGACGTCTGGGGCTTCACGCTGCCGGTCGGCAACGGAACCGCCAAGCCCAGTTGGGCATCCTGGCCGATGGCCGGTTTCTGGCTGCTCCGGCATTTCCGTGAGCAGTACGCGTTCACCGGCGACGACGCGTTCCTGATCGATCGTACGTGGCCGCTGCTGGACGGTGCAGTCTCGTTCGGCCTGGCGACTCTGTGTCAGCTGCCCGACGGGACCCTGGGTGTCGCCCCGTCCACCTCACCGGAGAATCAGTATCTGGCCCGTGACCGGGACGGCACCGAGCAGCCGATCGCGGTGACCGTCTCCTCCACGATGGACATCGCCCTACTGCGGGACACCTTCGCGTTCTGGCAACAGGCGGCAGCGGTCGTGGCCGAGCATGGGCGCCCGGTCGACGCCGATCGTGCGGCGGACGTCGCGACGGCGCTGGAGCGGTTGCCGTTGCCCCGGCCGACCGAGCGCGGCAGCTACCCGGAGTGGCTGGCCGATCTGCCCGAGGCGGAGCCGGAGCACCGTCATCAGTCCCACCTGTACGACCTCTTCCCCGGCGACGCTGTCACCGGTTACGACCCGACGCAGGCCGACCTGCTGGCGGCGATGGCCGAAACCCTCCGGCTCCGCGGCGACTACTCCACCGGCTGGTCGCTGGCCTGGCGGCTCTGTCTGCACGCGCGGCTGCGGGACGCCGACGCCGCTACCCGGAGCCTGGGGCACTTCCTCAGCCCGGTGTCGGACGAGATCGCCGCCGCCGGTCCGGCGGTGGCCCAGGCCGGCGGTGTCTATCGCAACCTGTTCTGTGCCCATCCGCCGTTCCAGATCGACGGCAACTTCGGCGCGACCGCCGGGGTGATCGAGATGCTGATCCAATCCCACGGCCGGATCGACGGGCTACCGGTCGTCGAGATGCTGCCGTGTCTGCCCGTCGGCTGGCCGGAGGGTCGGCTGACCGGGGTCCGTGCGCGCGGCGGCCTGACCGTCGACCTCGCGTGGTCGGCCGGCCGGCTCAGCACACTACGGATAACCGCCGATCGTGATCACCGATTCCTGCTCCGGGTTCCCGGCCGTGCTGATCGCCGACTCGACCTCGCAGCGGGACAGCTGTGGGGCGATCCGGACCTGCCGCCGGCCGGCCGCTGA